A window from Festucalex cinctus isolate MCC-2025b chromosome 12, RoL_Fcin_1.0, whole genome shotgun sequence encodes these proteins:
- the sobpa gene encoding sine oculis-binding protein homolog A isoform X1, protein MAETEKEGRPPENKRSRKPAHPVKREIHEEMKSFAENTMNELLGWYGYDKVELRDSDNLDIGETPHHISVLKETLLPKIPTSRQSSEASPDGANSSQCVPNSRNGVSEHHVAASTSTASSKEHGNQPITVPVMPPPLIKSPTDGDATSVQIMCAWCQKIGVKRYSLSMGSELKSFCSEKCFAACRRAYFKRNKARDDDGLGGKLLQHSFTQDTPRIVFKTNSDVLVCDWCKHIRHTKEYLDFGAGERRLQFCSAKCLNQYKMDIFYKETQAALPGALCNAGHGLGGEGKAECSGGVQLLTPESWGTPISDIRRKAPSPGGPPISSAPCTSSTTSSSDALCSPSSSSSCAKIPTPRPHESPTLPPPPIPTLHPAVGVPPGSPPMVMTPRGPMPLPLFMEHQMMQQIRPPFLRPSVHPGGPNSPLSNPIIPGIGPPPPPRTLGPASSPMHRPMMSPHVHPSSNPNPGIIPPHPGLHIPGFPPFPSVNMMPNGPIPFPPMMNYGMPSLAPLVPPPTLLVPYPVIVPLPVPVPIPIPIPFNPKSSRNQPKNSDPLSSAPLSSDISASGPSQSPGSSGGERVKQREDPYGVECLSLGCSDSNRLSIMNMTVKVEDNMRSLCSTGDPGQLEGVIDLTVSQKPCQQQVIPRILPKVRVKVEAEVESRSSPDVGLEREVNGCHDLGERSALQQSLTDTEMMFGATSLETPNSASSKTRSPFIANLESDITPPPAASTPRSQSDPLPQIQTNPAASCNVIVNGTGWRSLHSPTLNSDRTGDGLTERHVAEHPANGELERESLKENNCSAREWESVKRGSIQDLMVDATEGKPDPDSNLEEGEHAYTRPLLSTGGCVVVQPGPKPGTEKTAILSCSISAPLSASGSPELEPPMKRRCLRIRNQNK, encoded by the exons ATGGCAGAGACGGAAAAGGAGGGCAGACCTCCGGAAAATAAAAGGAGCCGTAAACCAGCTCACCCGGTGAAAAGGGAGATTCATGAAGAGATGAAG aGTTTTGCAGAGAACACCATGAACGAGCTGCTGGGCTGGTACGGCTACGACAAGGTGGAGCTGAGAGATTCGGACAACTTGGATATCGGCGAAACGCCACATCACATCTCTGTCCTTAAAG AAACCTTGTTGCCAAAAATCCCAACTTCAAGACAGAGCAGTGAAGCGTCTCCAGATGGAGCCAACAGCTCACAGTGTGTGCCAAACTCCAGAAACGGAGTCTCCGAACACCACGTCGCAGCGTCCACCTCCACAGCCAGCAGCAAGGAACACGGCAACCAGCCCATCACTGTCCCAGTCATGCCGCCGCCACTGATCAAGTCACCAACAG ACGGCGATGCAACCAGCGTACAGATCATGTGCGCCTGGTGCCAGAAGATCGGCGTCAAGCGCTACTCTCTGAGCATGGGCAGTGAGCTGAAAAGTTTCTGCAGCGAGAAGTGCTTTGCTGCCTGCCGCAGAGCCTATTTCAAGAGGAACAAG GCAAGAGACGACGATGGCCTCGGTGGGAAATTACTCCAGCACAGCTTTACTCAGGACACGCCCAGAATTGTCTTCAAGACAAACAGCGATGTGCTT GTATGTGACTGGTGCAAGCATATCCGCCACACTAAGGAGTATCTTGACTTTGGGGCCGGCGAACGACGGCTGCAGTTCTGCAGTGCCAAATGCCTGAACCAATATAAGATGGACATTTTTTATAAGGAGACCCAAGCGGCACTGCCCGGAGCTCTATGTAACGCAGGACATGGGCTTGGGGGTGAGGGGAAGGCAGAGTGCAGTGGCGGTGTGCAGCTACTCACTCCTGAATCCTGGGGAACACCTATATCGGACATTCGTCGGAAAGCTCCCTCTCCTGGAGGGCCTCCCATCTCTTCAGCTCCTTGCACTTCATCTACCACCTCGTCCTCAGATGCTCTTTGttcaccctcctcctcttcctcctgtgCCAAGATCCCCACACCTCGACCGCACGAGAGCCCTACCCTCCCACCCCCTCCCATACCTACTTTGCATCCAGCAGTTGGGGTCCCTCCAGGGAGTCCTCCGATGGTGATGACCCCCCGCGGACCAATGCCTTTGCCTCTGTTTATGGAACATCAGATGATGCAGCAGATCCGGCCTCCATTTCTtcgtccgtctgtccatccaggCGGACCCAACAGTCCCCTGTCAAACCCTATCATCCCCGGTATAGGTCCCCCACCTCCTCCCAGGACTCTCGGTCCTGCTTCTAGCCCCATGCACAGACCCATGATGTCCCCTCATGTCCATCCGTCGTCCAATCCCAATCCTGGTATCATCCCTCCCCACCCTGGTCTCCACATACCAGGTTTCCCCCCTTTCCCCTCAGTCAACATGATGCCCAATGGACCCATCCCTTTTCCACCAATGATGAACTATGGCATGCCATCCTTAGCACCATTAGTACCACCACCAACCCTTTTGGTCCCTTACCCTGTCATTGTACCCCTTCCAGTCCCAGTTCCCATTCCAATTCCAATCCCTTTCAACCCCAAATCTTCCAGGAACCAACCAAAAAATAGTGACCCTCTCTCCAGTGCACCTTTGTCTTCAGATATTTCAGCATCTGGACCGTCACAGTCTCCAGGATCTTCTGGAGGAGAGAGAGTCAAACAAAGAGAAGATCCTTATGGTGTCGAGTGTCTCTCTCTAGGATGCTCAGATAGTAACAGGTTGTCAATTATGAACATGACTGTGAAGGTAGAGGATAATATGAGAAGCTTGTGCTCAACTGGTGATCCTGGACAGCTGGAAGGAGTTATTGATCTAACTGTAAGCCAGAAACCATGCCAACAGCAAGTCATTCCGAGGATTCTGCCTAAGGTTCGTGTCAAAGTAGAGGCAGAGGTTGAGTCAAGATCTTCACCAGATGTCGGGCTTGAAAGAGAAGTCAATGGCTGTCATGATCTTGGAGAAAGGTCCGCATTACAGCAATCCCTCACTGATACCGAGATGATGTTTGGGgccaccagtttggaaacaccGAATTCAGCTTCCAGCAAAACAAGATCTCCTTTCATCGCTAATCTTGAAAGTGACATTACCCCACCACCTGCTGCCAGCACACCAAGGAGCCAATCCGACCCTCTCCCACAGATCCAAACGAACCCTGCTGCCTCATGTAATGTCATTGTCAATGGTACAGGATGGCGTTCACTTCATAGTCCTACTTTGAATTCGGACAGAACAGGGGATGGGCTCACAGAGAGACATGTTGCGGAGCACCCAGCAAATGGTGAGTTGGAACGGGAATCCCTAAAAGAGAACAATTGTTCCGCCAGAGAATGGGAATCTGTGAAGCGTGGCTCAATTCAAGACCTGATGGTAGATGCTACAGAGGGTAAGCCAGACCCTGACTCCAATTTGGAGGAGGGCGAGCATGCCTACACCCGGCCACTGCTATCTACTGGGGGTTGCGTTGTTGTCCAACCTGGGCCGAAGCCTGGCACTGAGAAGACAGCCATCCTTTCCTGTTCCATCAGTGCACCATTATCAGCTTCTGGAAGCCCTGAGCTGGAGCCCCCAATGAAGAGGAGGTGTCTGCGAATCcgcaatcaaaacaaataa
- the sobpa gene encoding sine oculis-binding protein homolog A isoform X3 has translation MCAWCQKIGVKRYSLSMGSELKSFCSEKCFAACRRAYFKRNKARDDDGLGGKLLQHSFTQDTPRIVFKTNSDVLVCDWCKHIRHTKEYLDFGAGERRLQFCSAKCLNQYKMDIFYKETQAALPGALCNAGHGLGGEGKAECSGGVQLLTPESWGTPISDIRRKAPSPGGPPISSAPCTSSTTSSSDALCSPSSSSSCAKIPTPRPHESPTLPPPPIPTLHPAVGVPPGSPPMVMTPRGPMPLPLFMEHQMMQQIRPPFLRPSVHPGGPNSPLSNPIIPGIGPPPPPRTLGPASSPMHRPMMSPHVHPSSNPNPGIIPPHPGLHIPGFPPFPSVNMMPNGPIPFPPMMNYGMPSLAPLVPPPTLLVPYPVIVPLPVPVPIPIPIPFNPKSSRNQPKNSDPLSSAPLSSDISASGPSQSPGSSGGERVKQREDPYGVECLSLGCSDSNRLSIMNMTVKVEDNMRSLCSTGDPGQLEGVIDLTVSQKPCQQQVIPRILPKVRVKVEAEVESRSSPDVGLEREVNGCHDLGERSALQQSLTDTEMMFGATSLETPNSASSKTRSPFIANLESDITPPPAASTPRSQSDPLPQIQTNPAASCNVIVNGTGWRSLHSPTLNSDRTGDGLTERHVAEHPANGELERESLKENNCSAREWESVKRGSIQDLMVDATEGKPDPDSNLEEGEHAYTRPLLSTGGCVVVQPGPKPGTEKTAILSCSISAPLSASGSPELEPPMKRRCLRIRNQNK, from the exons ATGTGCGCCTGGTGCCAGAAGATCGGCGTCAAGCGCTACTCTCTGAGCATGGGCAGTGAGCTGAAAAGTTTCTGCAGCGAGAAGTGCTTTGCTGCCTGCCGCAGAGCCTATTTCAAGAGGAACAAG GCAAGAGACGACGATGGCCTCGGTGGGAAATTACTCCAGCACAGCTTTACTCAGGACACGCCCAGAATTGTCTTCAAGACAAACAGCGATGTGCTT GTATGTGACTGGTGCAAGCATATCCGCCACACTAAGGAGTATCTTGACTTTGGGGCCGGCGAACGACGGCTGCAGTTCTGCAGTGCCAAATGCCTGAACCAATATAAGATGGACATTTTTTATAAGGAGACCCAAGCGGCACTGCCCGGAGCTCTATGTAACGCAGGACATGGGCTTGGGGGTGAGGGGAAGGCAGAGTGCAGTGGCGGTGTGCAGCTACTCACTCCTGAATCCTGGGGAACACCTATATCGGACATTCGTCGGAAAGCTCCCTCTCCTGGAGGGCCTCCCATCTCTTCAGCTCCTTGCACTTCATCTACCACCTCGTCCTCAGATGCTCTTTGttcaccctcctcctcttcctcctgtgCCAAGATCCCCACACCTCGACCGCACGAGAGCCCTACCCTCCCACCCCCTCCCATACCTACTTTGCATCCAGCAGTTGGGGTCCCTCCAGGGAGTCCTCCGATGGTGATGACCCCCCGCGGACCAATGCCTTTGCCTCTGTTTATGGAACATCAGATGATGCAGCAGATCCGGCCTCCATTTCTtcgtccgtctgtccatccaggCGGACCCAACAGTCCCCTGTCAAACCCTATCATCCCCGGTATAGGTCCCCCACCTCCTCCCAGGACTCTCGGTCCTGCTTCTAGCCCCATGCACAGACCCATGATGTCCCCTCATGTCCATCCGTCGTCCAATCCCAATCCTGGTATCATCCCTCCCCACCCTGGTCTCCACATACCAGGTTTCCCCCCTTTCCCCTCAGTCAACATGATGCCCAATGGACCCATCCCTTTTCCACCAATGATGAACTATGGCATGCCATCCTTAGCACCATTAGTACCACCACCAACCCTTTTGGTCCCTTACCCTGTCATTGTACCCCTTCCAGTCCCAGTTCCCATTCCAATTCCAATCCCTTTCAACCCCAAATCTTCCAGGAACCAACCAAAAAATAGTGACCCTCTCTCCAGTGCACCTTTGTCTTCAGATATTTCAGCATCTGGACCGTCACAGTCTCCAGGATCTTCTGGAGGAGAGAGAGTCAAACAAAGAGAAGATCCTTATGGTGTCGAGTGTCTCTCTCTAGGATGCTCAGATAGTAACAGGTTGTCAATTATGAACATGACTGTGAAGGTAGAGGATAATATGAGAAGCTTGTGCTCAACTGGTGATCCTGGACAGCTGGAAGGAGTTATTGATCTAACTGTAAGCCAGAAACCATGCCAACAGCAAGTCATTCCGAGGATTCTGCCTAAGGTTCGTGTCAAAGTAGAGGCAGAGGTTGAGTCAAGATCTTCACCAGATGTCGGGCTTGAAAGAGAAGTCAATGGCTGTCATGATCTTGGAGAAAGGTCCGCATTACAGCAATCCCTCACTGATACCGAGATGATGTTTGGGgccaccagtttggaaacaccGAATTCAGCTTCCAGCAAAACAAGATCTCCTTTCATCGCTAATCTTGAAAGTGACATTACCCCACCACCTGCTGCCAGCACACCAAGGAGCCAATCCGACCCTCTCCCACAGATCCAAACGAACCCTGCTGCCTCATGTAATGTCATTGTCAATGGTACAGGATGGCGTTCACTTCATAGTCCTACTTTGAATTCGGACAGAACAGGGGATGGGCTCACAGAGAGACATGTTGCGGAGCACCCAGCAAATGGTGAGTTGGAACGGGAATCCCTAAAAGAGAACAATTGTTCCGCCAGAGAATGGGAATCTGTGAAGCGTGGCTCAATTCAAGACCTGATGGTAGATGCTACAGAGGGTAAGCCAGACCCTGACTCCAATTTGGAGGAGGGCGAGCATGCCTACACCCGGCCACTGCTATCTACTGGGGGTTGCGTTGTTGTCCAACCTGGGCCGAAGCCTGGCACTGAGAAGACAGCCATCCTTTCCTGTTCCATCAGTGCACCATTATCAGCTTCTGGAAGCCCTGAGCTGGAGCCCCCAATGAAGAGGAGGTGTCTGCGAATCcgcaatcaaaacaaataa
- the sobpa gene encoding sine oculis-binding protein homolog A isoform X2, producing MAETEKEGRPPENKRSRKPAHPVKREIHEEMKSFAENTMNELLGWYGYDKVELRDSDNLDIGETPHHISVLKETLLPKIPTSRQSSEASPDGANSSQCVPNSRNGVSEHHVAASTSTASSKEHGNQPITVPVMPPPLIKSPTDGDATSVQIMCAWCQKIGVKRYSLSMGSELKSFCSEKCFAACRRAYFKRNKVCDWCKHIRHTKEYLDFGAGERRLQFCSAKCLNQYKMDIFYKETQAALPGALCNAGHGLGGEGKAECSGGVQLLTPESWGTPISDIRRKAPSPGGPPISSAPCTSSTTSSSDALCSPSSSSSCAKIPTPRPHESPTLPPPPIPTLHPAVGVPPGSPPMVMTPRGPMPLPLFMEHQMMQQIRPPFLRPSVHPGGPNSPLSNPIIPGIGPPPPPRTLGPASSPMHRPMMSPHVHPSSNPNPGIIPPHPGLHIPGFPPFPSVNMMPNGPIPFPPMMNYGMPSLAPLVPPPTLLVPYPVIVPLPVPVPIPIPIPFNPKSSRNQPKNSDPLSSAPLSSDISASGPSQSPGSSGGERVKQREDPYGVECLSLGCSDSNRLSIMNMTVKVEDNMRSLCSTGDPGQLEGVIDLTVSQKPCQQQVIPRILPKVRVKVEAEVESRSSPDVGLEREVNGCHDLGERSALQQSLTDTEMMFGATSLETPNSASSKTRSPFIANLESDITPPPAASTPRSQSDPLPQIQTNPAASCNVIVNGTGWRSLHSPTLNSDRTGDGLTERHVAEHPANGELERESLKENNCSAREWESVKRGSIQDLMVDATEGKPDPDSNLEEGEHAYTRPLLSTGGCVVVQPGPKPGTEKTAILSCSISAPLSASGSPELEPPMKRRCLRIRNQNK from the exons ATGGCAGAGACGGAAAAGGAGGGCAGACCTCCGGAAAATAAAAGGAGCCGTAAACCAGCTCACCCGGTGAAAAGGGAGATTCATGAAGAGATGAAG aGTTTTGCAGAGAACACCATGAACGAGCTGCTGGGCTGGTACGGCTACGACAAGGTGGAGCTGAGAGATTCGGACAACTTGGATATCGGCGAAACGCCACATCACATCTCTGTCCTTAAAG AAACCTTGTTGCCAAAAATCCCAACTTCAAGACAGAGCAGTGAAGCGTCTCCAGATGGAGCCAACAGCTCACAGTGTGTGCCAAACTCCAGAAACGGAGTCTCCGAACACCACGTCGCAGCGTCCACCTCCACAGCCAGCAGCAAGGAACACGGCAACCAGCCCATCACTGTCCCAGTCATGCCGCCGCCACTGATCAAGTCACCAACAG ACGGCGATGCAACCAGCGTACAGATCATGTGCGCCTGGTGCCAGAAGATCGGCGTCAAGCGCTACTCTCTGAGCATGGGCAGTGAGCTGAAAAGTTTCTGCAGCGAGAAGTGCTTTGCTGCCTGCCGCAGAGCCTATTTCAAGAGGAACAAG GTATGTGACTGGTGCAAGCATATCCGCCACACTAAGGAGTATCTTGACTTTGGGGCCGGCGAACGACGGCTGCAGTTCTGCAGTGCCAAATGCCTGAACCAATATAAGATGGACATTTTTTATAAGGAGACCCAAGCGGCACTGCCCGGAGCTCTATGTAACGCAGGACATGGGCTTGGGGGTGAGGGGAAGGCAGAGTGCAGTGGCGGTGTGCAGCTACTCACTCCTGAATCCTGGGGAACACCTATATCGGACATTCGTCGGAAAGCTCCCTCTCCTGGAGGGCCTCCCATCTCTTCAGCTCCTTGCACTTCATCTACCACCTCGTCCTCAGATGCTCTTTGttcaccctcctcctcttcctcctgtgCCAAGATCCCCACACCTCGACCGCACGAGAGCCCTACCCTCCCACCCCCTCCCATACCTACTTTGCATCCAGCAGTTGGGGTCCCTCCAGGGAGTCCTCCGATGGTGATGACCCCCCGCGGACCAATGCCTTTGCCTCTGTTTATGGAACATCAGATGATGCAGCAGATCCGGCCTCCATTTCTtcgtccgtctgtccatccaggCGGACCCAACAGTCCCCTGTCAAACCCTATCATCCCCGGTATAGGTCCCCCACCTCCTCCCAGGACTCTCGGTCCTGCTTCTAGCCCCATGCACAGACCCATGATGTCCCCTCATGTCCATCCGTCGTCCAATCCCAATCCTGGTATCATCCCTCCCCACCCTGGTCTCCACATACCAGGTTTCCCCCCTTTCCCCTCAGTCAACATGATGCCCAATGGACCCATCCCTTTTCCACCAATGATGAACTATGGCATGCCATCCTTAGCACCATTAGTACCACCACCAACCCTTTTGGTCCCTTACCCTGTCATTGTACCCCTTCCAGTCCCAGTTCCCATTCCAATTCCAATCCCTTTCAACCCCAAATCTTCCAGGAACCAACCAAAAAATAGTGACCCTCTCTCCAGTGCACCTTTGTCTTCAGATATTTCAGCATCTGGACCGTCACAGTCTCCAGGATCTTCTGGAGGAGAGAGAGTCAAACAAAGAGAAGATCCTTATGGTGTCGAGTGTCTCTCTCTAGGATGCTCAGATAGTAACAGGTTGTCAATTATGAACATGACTGTGAAGGTAGAGGATAATATGAGAAGCTTGTGCTCAACTGGTGATCCTGGACAGCTGGAAGGAGTTATTGATCTAACTGTAAGCCAGAAACCATGCCAACAGCAAGTCATTCCGAGGATTCTGCCTAAGGTTCGTGTCAAAGTAGAGGCAGAGGTTGAGTCAAGATCTTCACCAGATGTCGGGCTTGAAAGAGAAGTCAATGGCTGTCATGATCTTGGAGAAAGGTCCGCATTACAGCAATCCCTCACTGATACCGAGATGATGTTTGGGgccaccagtttggaaacaccGAATTCAGCTTCCAGCAAAACAAGATCTCCTTTCATCGCTAATCTTGAAAGTGACATTACCCCACCACCTGCTGCCAGCACACCAAGGAGCCAATCCGACCCTCTCCCACAGATCCAAACGAACCCTGCTGCCTCATGTAATGTCATTGTCAATGGTACAGGATGGCGTTCACTTCATAGTCCTACTTTGAATTCGGACAGAACAGGGGATGGGCTCACAGAGAGACATGTTGCGGAGCACCCAGCAAATGGTGAGTTGGAACGGGAATCCCTAAAAGAGAACAATTGTTCCGCCAGAGAATGGGAATCTGTGAAGCGTGGCTCAATTCAAGACCTGATGGTAGATGCTACAGAGGGTAAGCCAGACCCTGACTCCAATTTGGAGGAGGGCGAGCATGCCTACACCCGGCCACTGCTATCTACTGGGGGTTGCGTTGTTGTCCAACCTGGGCCGAAGCCTGGCACTGAGAAGACAGCCATCCTTTCCTGTTCCATCAGTGCACCATTATCAGCTTCTGGAAGCCCTGAGCTGGAGCCCCCAATGAAGAGGAGGTGTCTGCGAATCcgcaatcaaaacaaataa